The Methanobacterium sp. DNA window GATTCTGCAGGTTTCTCCATTTATGGAGGCCTGGGTTTAGCAGAACACGAATATTTATTGAACATTGAAGTAAAAGAAAAAAAAGGACTTTTAAACATTGTAAAAGAAACTGTAAATGCAACTACATCAATTAAATCAGAAGAAATAATTCCATCAGTAGAAAATTACAATATATTCAGATGTAAAATATCTTTAAATTCATTTGAAGAACTTAAACCATTAATTATGGATATTGACAAATTAGATGACGTAATAGTACTTAATGGAAGCCATTCTTTTGAAATGATTAAAGATGTAGGATTAGTAAAAGAAATTGCAGATAGATATGACACTTATTCAAAAATGGGAACACATGCAATTGGTCATACCCGATTCTCAACAGAAAGTATAGTTGACCGTTATCATGCACATCCATTCCAAAGTTATATCACTCCCGACATAACTGTAGTTCACAATGGACAAATTACAAATTACTGGAAAATAAGAGACCCATTAGAAAGAAAAGGACATATTTTCGAGACAAATAACGATACAGAATGTATAGTGCATTACATAGCTGATAAACTCCATGAAGGCTATAAATTAGAAGAGGCCCTCGAGCAATCAGTTAAAGACATGGACGGGCCATTTTCATATATTGTAGGGACACCAAATGGTGTTGGAATAGCAAAAGACCAGTTAGGACTTAGACCTGGTGTTCTTGCAGAAAATGATGATGTATTTGCCATAGCTTCTGAAGAGGTTTCTCTTAGAGCAGTAATGGACACACATGATATAGATCAAATATCGCCAGGAGAATCAAGGGCATATACAATTTAAAATAGGTGGTTTCATGAGGGAAATAAAAATTGATGCTAATTCAATGGTTCCAAGGGATTTAAACCGCGCCGTAAAACAAGCTGCAAAAGAAAATGACAAGATCATTATAAAAAACCCAAATGCAATGCATTACATGGTTGCAGGACTTACAGATGATGCTGAAATAGTAATTGATGGTTCTGCTGGTTACTTTGCAGGAACAATGATAGATGGTGCCAAAATACATATAACTGGAAATGCAGGATGGTTTCCAGCAGATAATATGACTGAAGGAGAAGTTATAATAGATGGAGCAGCCGGAGACGGGGTTGGACAAGGAATATATGGTGGTACAGTCGTAGTTAGAAGAAATGTTGGATCCAGAACTGGAGAAATAATGAAAAACGGCACCATCATAATTGGTGGTAACTCTGGATTTATGAGCGGCCTTTTCATGATGGGCGGGCGCATAATCATTCTTGGAGATATTTCAGATGACGCTGGCGAATCAATTATACGAGGAGCCATATACGTACTTGGAGAGATAAAAAGCCTTGGAAAAAACGCTAAAGTAAAAGAAATTGATGATGAAGATAAAAA harbors:
- a CDS encoding glutamine amidotransferase; its protein translation is MCGIAGVVFKDKKLHPVGDIMTRMLDALQHRGPDSAGFSIYGGLGLAEHEYLLNIEVKEKKGLLNIVKETVNATTSIKSEEIIPSVENYNIFRCKISLNSFEELKPLIMDIDKLDDVIVLNGSHSFEMIKDVGLVKEIADRYDTYSKMGTHAIGHTRFSTESIVDRYHAHPFQSYITPDITVVHNGQITNYWKIRDPLERKGHIFETNNDTECIVHYIADKLHEGYKLEEALEQSVKDMDGPFSYIVGTPNGVGIAKDQLGLRPGVLAENDDVFAIASEEVSLRAVMDTHDIDQISPGESRAYTI
- a CDS encoding tributyrin esterase, translated to MREIKIDANSMVPRDLNRAVKQAAKENDKIIIKNPNAMHYMVAGLTDDAEIVIDGSAGYFAGTMIDGAKIHITGNAGWFPADNMTEGEVIIDGAAGDGVGQGIYGGTVVVRRNVGSRTGEIMKNGTIIIGGNSGFMSGLFMMGGRIIILGDISDDAGESIIRGAIYVLGEIKSLGKNAKVKEIDDEDKKELKELLPAYGFKLDDEKYNKFRKIVPRSKRPFYGKESEEG